The DNA region tcactatttttcaaaaattcataactcggcggcagattttgaccatgtttctctatggctcaaaagttgcggatttttgtcccctaaaacatatcaaaaaatctcgaaaataaaaaaaaaacgtattttgggaaattgagttttagtaaaaaaaaaagttgataaaaaaatcctcatttttttccgtgtacctatttttttctcaaaagtcctcaacaatacctacaactttgccgaagacaccaaattgatcagaaaattcactcaaaagttacagctgtttgaatatttacataccatttttgtatggacagctgccaaaattgtatggagacttgtatgggtgaacctatgacacaaaatagcatatttgggtatagggaaggccctcacaaagtttgagccaaataaaaaaatacaaataaaatccatttccggttttggtagagaattgctcatataaaggttgaatttttcaacaatgtttaaGTTAAAATGCAAATTAAGAACTCAAACAAAATGAGAAATATCCAATTAAGAGGGCAGATTCgtattcagcgggcaaaattacatggaaaacatgTAGTTGGATAACTTTCGAATTTCGTTGGGGTGGTCCCATAcaattttcccttgaaaattcaacattttcaaacaaagaTGTCTCAAGcttgaagaataaaaaatgtatttttgtatgactagatattcataaaaaataataaacccaAATAgttagttattttttgttttcacacTAGCCGAgtgcgaggtacttcagctccATCGACAAGCCCcaccctgaagaacgtttgcatcaatcgttacgttatttagaactttcgaacccttgtcaaatggacaaggagccagcgcgtatatagttggcagtaacagtattcctaattccagttattgttcaccaagtcgcgatggcctagtggttagtatTTTTGCTTACCGAtgcaaaggacgggggatcaaaCCCCGacccgagcgactttgatttttcgttcatgttcagagtttcaagatttcctctactttctcgttgggagcagatgggaatcgaacccaggaccattagcttacaaagcgaacaccgtaaccagtcagccacggcctctccccttattttttgttttcacacTATTAttcattattatttattttaacgtggaagaaaaaatagttttcatgaGTTGTTCTCAAAGCTACATTAAACAATGTTACCAAAGGACTTTTGCATAGGGGCTCGTTGGGGTGGTTCAAATCCGGACTTCCTcagggctaccccctgaaataaAGATTGGCCTATTACTAGGCTAAAAATCAAAGAACTTTTTCGATGGGACGATTATCAAAATCCATGTCATttttcagacaaaaaaaaatttaagccgAGATAACCGTGCAAACCAAACAATTGTTGTCACTAGAGTTCAAACCCAAACTCTACGTGAACTTGAGTTTGTGTTTGAAAATCcgcacaaaaattaaattaaagtgTTGCTGTTTGGACGCGAGTGAGAAAATTTTGACAGAAGTTCAAACAATGTACGATTCGGCCAATCACTGGAAaaaactaaaactgcgataattttaaaatttcagctgcGACATATACGTTTTTGTGTAAGTAcatggagaaaaaagagttcccaaaatcgtgaacaagcgatcatgaaaatgggaaccacgaacaaagtgttcaaatcatatggtacgatttttaaaaacgtactatggcatttgaacactttctttgtggttcccattttcttgaacgcttgttcacgattttgggaactctttttctccgtgtactaaAACGTATGTAACTGAAAGACTctaacttatttatttttaaactttcatatGGAGCTGCTGTAGAAAGTTTTTCATGCAGTACTAATAGCCATTTGAATACCTTAGAAatggggcattttctccgagaACATcgccaggttcaagacctgcaagacccgcttggaccaagtaaccctcgtcagttagaTGATCTCGAAGTACGGAGTATAAggagttatttttgttatcattATATATTTAACTATAAACTGATCTTCGATCCCAACCTGGTAGCAGCACctaataggacctaataaaaataagttatgaataaaaaaataccttagAAATCAGTAGTATTTTCGTGAGAACGGCCATGccttttttaaagatttgtgCAAAGTCAACTGTACAAACCAACCATTGTTCAACTCATTCAACGTTAATAGCATTCACGCTTACTAACGCCACATAACGCTACTTGACATGACATTAGACGCCATTGGCcgtgacgttttttttttattttctcgccCTGTCCGTACCAAAATCGATTTCAAATTCTTGGCACACGTGTGTCAAGCTTTCACCGTCACTACGGGAAACGCAAGCTGCTGACATAGGGGAGGTTGTCTTTTTTGCGAATATTCGTAGAATTGCACTTCCAAGAAGCTCCGAGACATTTTGCGACCAGTACCAAATTTCTCCTATTTCAGTCTATGTGCTCTACAAGTTAGTCGAgcaagagtaaaaaaaaaatccccccgTCATAAGAACGGGAAATTTAACCACTATTGGTTGGAACATTGCCCGAACGTGTGCCAAGATTATCAGcgggaaaaaaaattgagctagACGTCCGTccacaagtgtgtgtgtgtgccttcGGGGCGCGTTTTCCAATGCACTGCTCGTATATGCAAACGATGTGATGGAGGCTGATTTAAGGCAACGTTGTAATTGGGAAAAGTTCTCATCATAACCTTGAACATAACCCTGCATCAAAAACTtatcttttgtaaaattttctgatagccttatttttattattgcaaAACATGTATATTTATGACGactaagtagttttggtattcTTTAGATCATCAGTTGCTGGGAGCAatgccaaaaaaaatataaacttgaCTCAAACTGTCTTTTCGTTACATTTCTCACCTCCAAGCATAGAATAGTGTCCAATGAAAGCAATTTCCTTGCTGATAAAATTTCTGATTAGATACATGAACGGACGATTCACTCGAACTCTCATGATGTTGTCACCACCGCCATCCGCGGAAAACGGAATCGCACcgaaaactggaaaatttatCGATATCACAATTAGTGAAGAAAACAGTTCATCTATCATAAGATATCAGTGAAAAATTCAACTCACTCGTAATAGCAGCAGCAAATGTCCCTGTCTCATCCACGTCAATCACTGCACTCTGAACGAACTGCACCACCCTCAGCTTTCCAGTCAACCCGAAAGCAAACCGGCCATCCTCGAACATTTCCTTGACcccattttgcattaaaatttccaacaaatttaGTTCATTTTTTGCGGAAAATTTGGGCATCTCAAGGCTGATTTGTTTTCGCTCTTGCTTCATATCGATCGTTTGGTAATCGTTTAGGGTAAAACTGTTCACCAATTGAGTTAGATTTGCTTTATCTTTTGGAATGATGACTATCATTGATAGGTTTGAACTTTGCTCATACGGGATCTCAACTGTCCAATAATTAATCTGACTCGTGtaattaccttcaaaatcaacctCCATGAATTCGACATCTTGCTCACcgtccaaaaaataaaaagtatgcTGGTTAGAAGGGGTAAACATTGTATTCCACGATGCGTTCAACGAAATCACGTTCAGCATAACTATATCCATCATTGTCATCAAATTAATGGTAGCAGGGCTTACGATACTGAACATATCGGCAGTTTTGTTCCGGGACCATTTGTTTGCCAGTGCCACCACATCAACATTGGTCAAGTTGATGCGTTCTGTTCCGCACCGTTTCTCCAGTGGTAGGTAAAAAGCCGGATTAAGCGTGAGTTTTGAAAAGATCACGTTAGAAACTCTGTACCCATCCGCATTGGACCGGGACTGATCGAAGAAATGGCTTAAATGTAGCATGACCTCTTGTTTGTCCTCCGGCAGATGGAGCAGCTGTTGAAGTTCGGCCGAGGCTTTTTCGTTGGCCACGTGGTACACCATGCTCAGAATCAGGAACATCGCTAGTGGTGACACGACGACATTCTGCTGAGGAGAGTAGACGGTTTTGAAGAACTCGAACGTGAACTGGTTGCTGGAGGAGTAAAGATCTATGAGAGAAGGgttgtttgattaattttaaattcatgtTAGAAAGATACAGAAGTTTGCCTGTACGAACAACTGGCGAGCTCGATGCGACACAAGAAAACACAATGATCAGCAGTCGTAACATTATTATTTTGGGTAGTACTGACTTGACGGTGAAACGGATTATCAAGCGGTAATGTGGCCGAACCCTCTATTTTTACTCATTTAAAGCTCAATTACAATCACATTAGGTCAGCAATGACTTGATGAAACATCTTTGATGATATCATCAATTTAAACATCATTAATTTGATATACTaaagtcatgattcgaattctcggttgcttcgaaacccggacacctcatcttgttttatcaattaattGAATATACGTTCTCATTATGAATGACAAAACTATGTTAtatgatgaattctaacatcaacgttcatttaaattttatttgaacgctgtagttaacgccaaaacaaatgaataaaataaaattataagtttaccaaaaatttgaaacatttcactgaaatatttctcaagcgttgcagaaatttcaggttttgattttcttaaattccatcaaatttttaaataaaatatctattattttgatgtaaacacttcatttgagacctaaagaatgccattcactaacatttcagtccaaatttgtgcgattcacaAGCAAAATGGAGTGTCCGGAACGCGAAGCAGAAGTGTACGggtttcgaatcagcttttatcaggcTTTTATAAGTGTCCGGGATTTGATGCACAACaagtaatttgaattttaaaattctgataaaaattgtttgaaaaaacatattttgcaagcattctcttaaaattgactgtttatgctacatcctgatgatatttctacatttccaacttgttacatgattttttgccagctttaaaaaatgatatgctactaattgtccggatttcgaaccATGACGTTACCAGCTGAGCTTTAAATACTACGAAAATGATTGACTTGCAGAAAACAAATCGTCAAATGATTAAATCGACTGTATCCGAATGACAAATCGCTCGAATCCAAGATCAAtctagataaaaaaaactggctcatctttttaataagaaaaatcaaattttcatttaaaatgttaaacattttaggttgttttatcatttacaacaaaactaaaaaattttaatttaaccctctacaacccaaccccgcctctacacgggcttcgatctaaataaataatttttcaaccgattttttattttttaaaagcattggaaagaacttttaaaatttcagaaaaaattaaGGTTGGAAGTTTCACTTGTTTAATGTGAGCAgttttctcagatttcggtcattcgatttttttttttttttttttttttgtattttttaatccgactgaaacttgttggtgccttcggtatgctcaaagaagccattctggaaaaaaaatgatacgccgtgaaaattttttggtgattttttatttaactttttgtcactaaaatttgatttacaaaaaacactatttatatttttttaaattttttgttttaaatcggaccattagttactgagatatcgacattagaaaatggtgggttgcttaatatggaaaattttctcaggctttcaaaaatattttgtttaaaagttggaaaacatgtgcactaaatttaaaaaaatgaaaaactgcgactattttcaaaaagtcacaaaaaaatggatttaaaaagttaaaaaaaataccaattttttttaccgtgtatcatttttttttcagtgtagtccatatgcatacctacaactttgcccaagacaccaaattgatcaaaaaattccttcaaaagataccgatttttgaattttcatacatcatttttgtatggacagctgccaaatttgtatggagaattatatggacaaactaatgatgcaaaatggcttctttgggcataccgaaagcaccaaaaaagtttcagccggattaaaaaatacaaaaataaaatcgaagaataaagaccgattttgtagagaattgctcacgtgaatttgtcactatttttttttaggggtcaactttggctgtgtttttttactaacattttctatatttaaaaaaaagtagtaggggaaatctaccctttccaatcaaaaacctatcttcgtcatatggagagtttgatgctcgattaaagctccaaaaatactatttgggctataaacttaccagcaacagcaccgcctcgagtaagcacgcaaatgtatgccacttactggccaaaagatcacatttaatgcacttttgatcataatttgtattttgcgagaccacttctcatcattttgttggcacacacagtgacacacacgagaatccctcaaacgcttaatgaatatcgccaaaattaacttttcactttcgcttactttttcacggcgcttaagatatgaaattgcttcaactaccggcaacatgttcttttgatcattattaAGGCACTcaattgaagaataatcccgaaaaatgtaataaattagcaagcgccatcaaaaaaacaaacgcgccaagtcgtttgacgtttcaattttcattttgcattccactcgaaggctgaagaaaaccgagcgagagacgaaggcaaaaaagaacaaaggctggccgtcaacaccaccagcagcacagccagcgatgccaggaaactttccctataaatgccacttttcgtgagtgttcgtttgaactgtcagcgcaaatggcaacactcgacagagtgttggaagaaaaaagaactaagccgatattagaaaaatgggcgtggcccaatgcattcgcctcgattagaatacccttgggatttttttttgttaaatgcttggtaaagaaatagaataacttttagtgaaagtgaaaataaacagaaatgttcacaaaaacttgctctactcgttggtgtagggtagagtagtcatcaatgagacacggggaacaatgataaaatggctctcacaagtcgtagtttcaaccaatcaggctcatatttgggggaaaggtgtgtctactagatacacgtctgctatattagtggctttggttatggacgctcccttgaaaagtaattcataaatgtttgattctggggtgtaaaagtaaattatggacaaaaaaactttttcgctcgtaggctgccatttacaccaaaactaatatttcttaaaacttctttcgacgttctatagggattaagttgggctacaatgtcctttcattagatttggccaaaatttagaatatactcagaacccagggctgtctcattgttccccgctcatttcagcccatgggtaacaatgagacactttgattttttttcaataaacttctcaaaatcgatggaaatctttcaaaacatgaattaaaagtgattgttggcatatttatagagtttaaacttcatttaactaaaaatacaaagttatttggtattaatatatggattttacaaaattgaaatactttttagtgtaacttttgttattaaaagtttcatgttggcaaaattgctctaaaatgttcaaggcaagtcacctgcaatggaacaatacaaaaacatgatgttttgctagaaaaatgttgattttcgtagagtgtctcattgttccccagctgtctcattgttcctgccaagtgcgtctacaatgagacagttgaataactctggctgtagatgtcagatcgatctcatattttggtcaatattagaacacattaaaagaaagaaaatgcaacaaaaagctcattaaaacatgctgatgaaaaaattagaaaaatcgttgaaagttgaaaaccaaaagtgtctcattgatgactaccctaccctacttggttttagtaaaattcaagggagactctagattatccagcatcattcaaacacgaccgcttattaggattaaaatgggtaggtTTCCCCTATGCAGTAagttttgtagtgtcccagattaCGCCTCTGTGCATCTTATTACAATTAAAATGATAATGGTACCATTCTAATGCAAAAATGAAATACAAaagcaaataattgaaaaagtgacagcaaaaacaaaaaaatagaaaggcCAAATACTAttcaaaacaaactaaaactAGACAAGATAAGTGTaaattaaattactaaatttttaacaagaaaaacataacataaaagaagttaaaattttcgtagaacaaaagttactcaaaattaGGAGGTcaagggaaaaattaaaaaaattaaaaaaaaacggcaaTAGAGGGTCTGTCTGCctatgtggatcaatcggaccgcgcactgaactcacaatccagaggtcgccggttcgtatcccgaggcggacgcaaaaaattctaagtgtaaatataggttttcggtgccctcttcccgtgccataccttcacactaaGGAGACctgggaggcggagtcttgtcgcaaaaagaacgatacacgcctgtggatccgttgacgaaatgGCAAGGTTTAAAGGGGCCACATTATATGGTGTTACGTCGACTCCGTTTTTTTAGAGGGTTAAGTATAACCATGCTCCAGAGTTGGCAGATAATAACAGAAAAGTAAGTAGTCTGGACAAACAATATTTAGATTCTTCGTGAAATGCCGATGTACAATACCACAATAAATGTGTTTTTCCGcgttaaaaaaatgacatcaatacctaaatattttgaaattgaattgaaattgttttgaattgcaaaacatctggCCTGAATGATAacatgtgaaataaaaaatggtaTTTCCTCCAAGACAATATGTTTTTCAGAGAAGTCCTAATTATATCCTAGTTTTCTGTCGAAGACAACAAGTCTATCATTaagttttaagagttttttttaaaaaaggtcctataagcaatGGGATTCCGTATActaataggaccttttcaactAAAACTCTAGATTTCCCTTTTTCTTTCAGATTTTCAACATCCACATGCTTTTTCATGTATTCAGCCcgcaaaattgtttaaagttgttgtataaaaaataattattctgTTTTTTACTTTCGACTTATTAAAAtctcaaataattttcaaattcattgcaATCATAGCAAAATGTGGTTTTTACATGCGGCAATCATACAGCTAGCAAATATCAAAAgcaacaaaatcaaaatgaagACATTTAATCAGACAACCGCATTTTATACTCCACATCAAAAGAGTTTCTAACCTCCGGTCGTAACGATTTGCATTATTATAGAAGAGCCTGCGGTGCACGTTGTAAAACGCACGTTTTGCCTGTTCATGAGTTACGGTTTGTTGTCGTCACCATTAAACATGGTTTATGACCAGTGAAAGGGAAAGGTCGGGGTGGGTGGGGTTGGTTGCCACAGGAATTATCTCCAATTGAGGGGGTGACCCTTTCACTAGATTGAAGCGCTCCATCTCGATTCGTAACATGTTATTGAAGGGGGTCCTAAAGAGAGTCACCGACGGGGTGATCAAGATAAGCTGAGTTATGTTGAAAACCCCCTTCCCGCCCAAACGAATTCAATAAATGTTAAGACATCGCTTTCACACACAAGGTAGCACTGCGAGGTAAGATTTGGGCTGGAAAAAGATGTTTCCTTTGGGGCTTAAACGCCTTGATAACAAGAATGTGTCTATAAAAGAAGGTAGGAAAATCCTTGGCAGCAAAAAGTGCTCCACGTATGGGCAAGAATATGGAGATTTTGCTGGCTTAGAGAGGttagaaaattcaagaaacgtTTCAAGGTGGGGTTCACCATCGAAATGAGAAACATTTGCCCGAGAAGGTTATACTGAGGGGGAGGTAGGAGACACAATTTATGCTTGTTTTAAATCTCTTTTTATTTAATCTATTCAACCGGAGATAGCGTCGCCACACGAGCCAAAGCGAAGCGAAGCTTTCCGGGTAAGAATTTCATATTTCTGTGGTGGCACGATGTCACTAAACTAGATTACGGTGGCAAAGTGGAAGCTTTATTGCTCCCAGTTGCGGAAATTTCTCTGCTAGAAGATACAGGAAAGAAAGAAAACGATGAGATGCAGTTTGATGCCCGGGTCCGGACTCCATCCACACCCACACCCAGTTGTTCAATGAAACGAGCGGCACTGATCAACATATTTGATTGCTGAGAAAATACGTCAGCCACAAGTCACATCGAGCAGCGTTATTGGATTATTGTAGATGTTTTTTCGTGTTGAGAACTTTTTCAATCATTCGATATGGAATCAAATTAAAACGTAAaagctttataaaaaaaaaaatcgattttttctcgtgtttgaaaattaaatttaaacctTTTAGTGGTGTTCGCTACTAGCACATGTTGCGTAcaatttttgcttgtatgcaacagcgacgaaccgccctaattttCCGTACAATCTTTGGAGAAAAACATTCGGccctgtttgaatattttatgaaaaattcaaggtgcacgtgtttctgtGAACCCCAAAGTCCATGCTTCCCCTCGatcagtcatttttgtcaattgttGTCGgtcagtgttatttatgcaaCGTTGTCTTAACCcactacaacccaaccccgcctctaggcgGGCTTTGATCTAAAGATCcaacaaaaatccattttcaaccaattgttGATCTTGAAATAGCATTGAAAaggaaaactcttaaaatttagttttgtgactttgttaatgtttaaaaaaatggaaatttccctgaggtcaactttggctgtgtacCTTATCAACATTTCCCTTTATTATGTGAAAATATGTATGCACTGTTTTTTGTAGTGTACCA from Culex quinquefasciatus strain JHB chromosome 3, VPISU_Cqui_1.0_pri_paternal, whole genome shotgun sequence includes:
- the LOC6035042 gene encoding uncharacterized protein LOC6035042; its protein translation is MREREDVQAVNLELLLGSVLSGRHLAQASHLPNQFTFEFFKTVYSPQQNVVVSPLAMFLILSMVYHVANEKASAELQQLLHLPEDKQEVMLHLSHFFDQSRSNADGYRVSNVIFSKLTLNPAFYLPLEKRCGTERINLTNVDVVALANKWSRNKTADMFSIEMFEDGRFAFGLTGKLRVVQFVQSAVIDVDETGTFAAAITIFGAIPFSADGGGDNIMRSDFTAAAASVLAATGCSTSSSGGSKKLVLPLTCQE